The Halorubrum salinarum genome segment CCGACGAGCGAGCCCGGGACCTCGCCGCCGACCTCGCGACGTCGTTCCCGCTCGCCCGCCTGGGCGACTGGGAGGGGGAGACGGTCGCCGTCGCTGGCGCGGCGCCGTGCCTCGCCGACGAGGTCGCGCTCGCCCGCCACGCCGACGTCGTCGTCGCCGCCTCCGCGGCGGCCGACGTGCTCGCCGACCGCGGCGTCGACGTCGACTGTCTGGTGACCGACCTCGACAAGAACCCCGAGACCGCGGCGTCGCTGACCCGCGAGGGCGTCCCCGTCGCCGCCCACGCGCACGGCGACAACGTCCCCGCCGTCCGCGAGTGGCTTCCGCGCTTCGCCGACGAGTGGACGCTGGCGACGACGCAGGCGGCCCCCGTCGGCCCGGTCCGAAACCCCGGCGGATTCACCGACGGCGACCGGGCCGCGTTCCTCGCCGATCACGCGGGGGCCGGCGAGCTGGTCTTCCCCGGCTGGGACTTCGACGACCCGGCGGTCGACCCGATGAAGGCGCGGAAGCTCGACTGGGCGGCGCGGCTGCTCCGCTGGCTCGAACGCCGCCGCGGCGAGGCGTTCGCGGTCCTCGACGGCCGGCGCGACGCGGCCGACGCCGCGCTGGACGAGATCCTCGGCGACGGGAGCGACCGGGAGCCCGGCGACGCTTAGGCCGTCTCCCCTTCGACGCGCGGCTCGGGGTACAGCTCGCTCTCGTCGCGCTCGCCGATCCAGTCCGCCAACTGGACGAGCTGGTCCGCGGCCGCCTCGAACAGGCGCTCCGCCTTCTCGGGCGTTACGTCGGTCGGGTCGCCGAACGCGCCGTTCGGGGAGTTGTCGACCGCGTCGTAGAAGGTGCGGGCGCCGTGGACCGTCGTCTCCGCGCTCGCGAGGTCGACGAGGCCGTCGTCGCGGGCGTCTTCGAGCCGGTCCTCGCGGACGAGGTCGGGCGCGATGTGGGTGATCATCGCCGTCTCCTTCGGTCCCGCGTGGGGACCGTTGTGTTCGAACAGGTCGTCGACCAGCTCCGGGATCGACTCGTCCCACATCCACTCGACGGCGTAGGCGACCTCGTCCTCGTGGAGCCGACGCCCGACCTCGCGGAGGTGCTGGACGTTGCCGCCGTGGGCGTTGACGAACACCACGCGGTCGATCCCGTGGTACGCGAGGTTCCGCGAGAACGACTCGACGTAGTCCCGGAACTCCGGCGGATCGACCCACATCGTCCCCGGGAACTGTCGGTGGTGCGGGCTGACGCCGACGTTGATCGTCGGCGTTCGGAACGCGTCCGACCGCTCGGCGGCCGCCGTCGCGAGCGCCTCGGCGATCAGGTGGTCGGTCGCGAGCGGGAGGTTCGGTCCGTGCTGTTCGGTCGAGCCGAGCGGGACGAGCGCGACGGAGCCGGGAGCGAGCGCGTCGTCCAGCTCCGGCCAGGTGTGGTCCGCGAGGTACATACCACCGCCTCGCGCGCGACACGTATCAACCCAGCCGTCTCGGTCCGGTTCGCCGGGGTTCGGCCGGGCGGCGTTCCACCGGCCTCGCCGCGACCGCGCTCCCGCGGCACGCCGCCGCTTCGGCCCGTGTCGACACCCTTTTTGTGTCGTCCGGCCGAATCGGGTGGCATGTTCGGAGGCGGCGGCATGAACCCGCGCAAGATGAAACAGATGATGAAACAGATGGGGATCGACGTCGAGGAGCTCGACGCCGAGCGGGTCGTCATCGAGACGGCCGACGGCGACGACCTCGTCTTCGACGGCGCCCAGGTGACCAAGATGGACGCCCAGGGGCAGGAGACCTACCAGATCGTCGGCTCGCCCGAGTCGGTCGCCGACGCGGGCGCGGGCGGCGCGACGGCCGTCG includes the following:
- a CDS encoding creatininase family protein; protein product: MYLADHTWPELDDALAPGSVALVPLGSTEQHGPNLPLATDHLIAEALATAAAERSDAFRTPTINVGVSPHHRQFPGTMWVDPPEFRDYVESFSRNLAYHGIDRVVFVNAHGGNVQHLREVGRRLHEDEVAYAVEWMWDESIPELVDDLFEHNGPHAGPKETAMITHIAPDLVREDRLEDARDDGLVDLASAETTVHGARTFYDAVDNSPNGAFGDPTDVTPEKAERLFEAAADQLVQLADWIGERDESELYPEPRVEGETA
- a CDS encoding nascent polypeptide-associated complex protein; protein product: MFGGGGMNPRKMKQMMKQMGIDVEELDAERVVIETADGDDLVFDGAQVTKMDAQGQETYQIVGSPESVADAGAGGATAVEGGDDPALDDADDGDDGIPEEDVKLVAQQAGVSKEAAREALEAANGEPARAISDLQ
- a CDS encoding 6-hydroxymethylpterin diphosphokinase MptE-like protein: MNFATFEPVYEAILADFGFDRAADERARDLAADLATSFPLARLGDWEGETVAVAGAAPCLADEVALARHADVVVAASAAADVLADRGVDVDCLVTDLDKNPETAASLTREGVPVAAHAHGDNVPAVREWLPRFADEWTLATTQAAPVGPVRNPGGFTDGDRAAFLADHAGAGELVFPGWDFDDPAVDPMKARKLDWAARLLRWLERRRGEAFAVLDGRRDAADAALDEILGDGSDREPGDA